Proteins from a genomic interval of Oreochromis aureus strain Israel breed Guangdong linkage group 6, ZZ_aureus, whole genome shotgun sequence:
- the chtf18 gene encoding chromosome transmission fidelity protein 18 homolog, with the protein MDEYDELFEVQDDFEEQFADELEVLAEMEEETCKPGKRHSQGPGDDISDIEHLLDDQPITPKAKRQKQDTGVVKRLFNASQVQESKVPSLSDDITPPSSPEHYEPSHAISSTPAVLDISGFAEIPLTPQRPPTAAPTSLRVLKRPPLEGDYISVTDSSGNRVYLRQKENAETKIADSRIVPNSQGGLGLLAVPIGLLREQEADRRHQQVVEESQRLTELLASSVNDALVESENTEDEENEDPEDTEGRASRLWVDRFSPRHYTELLSDDFTNRCLLKWLKLWDTVVFGRERKSRPARSDRQAANQNAFKPNQGNQNQNRFKSKIEVTEELLEAELDQYKRPKFKVVLLSGPPGLGKTTLAHVIAKHAGYNVVEINASDDRSAEVFQKRIDTATQMKSVLGANERPNCLIIDEIDGAPAAAINILLAVLNRKDGHGGEAGTETAKKKKKRESILLRPIICICNDLYVPALRPLRQQAFLLAFPQTQPSRLAQRLAEISLRQGLKADTGTLMSLCEKTDNDIRSCINTLQFLHSRGVKQLDSKMIQSVSVGQKDQNKGLFHLWQEIFQLPRTKRKRVGEGFEDGLGSGSGAHRFQHILHLALSSGEYEKVSQGLYDNYLSMRVRDPNLQSVCEALDWLAFSDKLNHVILHGQNFSLMKYLPFLSITFHFLFAHTNVPRISYPHSQHEASSRLLSCKNALSTMLADTPASIRARISQLSLTLDILTLLLDIICPKLRPVNPQLFSSREKEQMRELIDTMLAYNLSYKQDRTPEGQYTYVLEPRVEEVVRFPGLPPRRQLTYQAKQTISREMEQEKMRRAEQLMLLRNPAPKEEDKKSAGPKASKNHQQRLENIVKQTTVESRPEVDFFGRAVAPKPQRPQPSSDTGEKRADLSMGTAVGNSDVWFRFNEGMSNAVRRNVYIRDLL; encoded by the exons AGGAAACTTGCAAGCCGGGGAAACGCCACAGTCAGGGTCCAGGAGACGACATCTCGGATATAGAGCACCTGCTGGACGATCAGCCCATCA CTCCAAAGGCAAAGCGACAGAAGCAGGACACCGGTGTGGTCAAGCGACTGTTCAACGCATCACAAGTTCAAGAGAGCAAAGTCCCTTCACTGAGTGATGACATCACACCACCATCCTCTCCAGAGCACTATGAGCCCTCTCACGCCATCAg CTCTACCCCTGCTGTGCTGGATATCAGCGGCTTTGCTGAGATTCCACTGACTCCACAGCGACCTCCCACAGCGGCGCCAACATCCCTGCGTGTGCTGAAGCGACCTCCTTTAGAGGGAGACTACATCAGCGTGACGGACTCGTCTGGGAATCGGGTCTACCTCCGACAGAAAGAGAACGCAGAGACAAAG ATAGCGGACTCCAGAATAGTACCAAACTCCCAGGGTGGACTGGGGCTGCTGGCAGTGCCGATAGGACTGCTGAGAGAGCAAGAAGCAGACAGG CGCCACCAACAGGTTGTGGAGGAATCGCAGCGTCTTACAGAGCTGTTAGCGAG CAGTGTAAACGACGCGTTAGTTGAGTCTGAAAACACAGAAGATGAAGAAAACGAGGATCCAGAGGACACAGAGGGCCGAGCATCTCGGCTGTGGGTGGACAGATTTTCACCGCGTCACTACACAGAGCTGCTCAGCGACGAT TTCACCAACCGCTGTCTGCTCAAGTGGCTGAAGCTGTGGGACACCGTAGTGTTTGGAAGAGAGAGGAAGTCCCGCCCTGCCCGATCCGACAGACAGGCTGCCAATCAGAACGCATTTAAACCCAATCAAGGAAATCAGAATCAAAATCGCTTCAAGAGCAAGATTGAGGTGACCGAGGAGCTGCTGGAGGCAGAACTGGACCAGTACAAACGACCCAAATTTAAG GTGGTGTTGTTATCCGGTCCTCCAGGTTTGGGAAAGACCACCCTGGCTCATGTCATAGCAAAGCATGCTGGGTACAACGTGGTTGAAATCAATGCCAG TGACGATCGCAGCGCCGAGGTGTTCCAGAAACGCATCGACACGGCGACACAGATGAAGTCCGTTTTGGGAGCCAATGAGAGGCCGAACTGCCTCATTATCGATGAGATCGACGGAGCACCTGCG GCCGCCATCAACATACTGCTGGCAGTTCTGAACAGGAAAGACGGACACGGGGGGGAGGCTGGCACGGAGACggcgaagaagaagaagaagagggagtCGATCCTACTGCGACCAATCATCTGCATCTGTAACGACCT ttATGTCCCAGCTCTCCGGCCTCTCAGGCAGCAGGCTTTCCTCCTGGCTTTCCCACAGACTCAGCCTTCCCGCCTGGCACAGAGACTGGCAGAG ATCTCACTCCGCCAGGGGCTGAAGGCAGACACGGGCACCCTGATGTCACTGTGCGAGAAGACCGACAACGACATCCGGTCCTGCATCAACACGCTGCAG TTCCTTCATAGTCGTGGCGTCAAGCAGCTGGACAGCAAGATGATTCAGAGCGTCTCTGTGGGGCAGAAGGACCAGAACAAAGGCTTGTTCCATCTGTGGCAGGAAATCTTCCAGTTACCACGTACAAAACG GAAACGTGTCGGTGAGGGGTTTGAGGACGGACTGGGTTCAGGAAGTGGAGCTCACAGGTTCCAGCACATCTTACATCTGGCTTTGTCTAGTGGAGAATATGAAAAGGTTTCTCAG GGTCTGTATGATAATTATCTGTCCATGCGTGTGAGGGACCCAAACCTCCAGAGCGTGTGCGAGGCGCTGGATTGGCTGGCCTTCTCAGACAAGCTGAACCATGTGATTCTGCACGGGCAGAACTTCTCTCTGATGAAATACCTGCCCTTCCTTTCCATCacatttcacttcctgtttgcccACACGAACGTGCCCCGCATCAGCTATCCCCACAGCCAGCACGAG GCCTCCTCCCGGCTCCTCAGCTGCAAGAACGCTCTGTCCACCATGTTGGCCGACACCCCAGCAAGCATCAGAGCGAGGATCAGCCAGCTCAGCCTGACCCTCGATATCCTCACCTTGCTCCTCGACATCATCTGTCCCAAACTACGGCCC GTGAATCCACAGCTGTTCAGCAGCAGAGAGAAGGAGCAGATGCGTGAGCTGATCGACACCATGCTGGCATACAACCTCTCTTACAAGCAGGACCGCACTCCAGAGGGACAGTACACCTACGTGCTGGAGCC GCGCGTCGAGGAGGTGGTGAGGTTTCCAGGCCTGCCCCCGCGCCGCCAGCTGACGTACCAGGCCAAACAAACCATCAGCAGAGAGATGGAGCAGGAGAAGATGAGGAGGGCCGAGCAACTGATGCTGCTGCGAAACCCAGCACCG AAAGAGGAGGACAAAAAGAGCGCCGGTCCTAAAGCAAGCAAGAACCACCAGCAGAGGCTGGAGAACATCGTCAAACAGACCACAGTGGAGAGCAGG CCTGAGGTGGATTTCTTTGGTCGAGCTGTTGCCCCTAAACCCCAGAGACCACAGCCGTCCTCAGACACAG GTGAGAAGAGAGCAGATCTATCTATGGGGACAGCAGTGGGCAACAGTGACGTGTGGTTCCGGTTTAATGAGGGCATGTCCAACGCTGTCAGACGGAATGTTTACATCAGAGATCTGCTGTAg
- the gng13a gene encoding guanine nucleotide-binding protein G(I)/G(S)/G(O) subunit gamma-13a: MEEWDIPQMKREVESLQYQLAINREKSSITVTELVKWIEGCVCEDPFLNPELMRANPWVEKGKCVIL; this comes from the exons ATGGAGGAGTGGGACATCCCACAGATGAAGCGCGAAGTAGAAAGCCTTCAGTATCAGCTGGCAATCAACAGAGAGAAATCTTCCATCACTGTCACTGA GCTGGTGAAATGGATCGAGGGATGTGTTTGTGAAGATCCATTTTTGAACCCGGAGCTCATGAGAGCCAATCCCTGGGTGGAGAAGGGCAAGTGTGTGATCCTCTAg